Proteins found in one Pyrus communis chromosome 15, drPyrComm1.1, whole genome shotgun sequence genomic segment:
- the LOC137717268 gene encoding transport inhibitor response 1-like protein, with the protein MVEDPSIPSSSSSQMSEDDDRSPSLDLIDGPIPSTKSRNCSGVSVSGGGTSVEYTVPYPDQVLENVLENVLCFLTSRRDRSAASLVCKSWYRAEALTRSELFIGNCYAVAPRRATARFTRVLAVTIKGKPRFADFNLMPANWGAHLAPWVSSMAKAYPWLEKLCLKRMSVTDDDLALLAESFAGFKELVLVCCDGFGTSGLAVVVSKCRQLRVLDLTETEVMDDEVDWICCFPESQTFLESLMFDCVECHINFEALEKLVARSPSLKKLRLNRHVSIGQLYRLMVRAPQLTHLGTGSFNLSEGMAQGDQELDYVSAFAACKSLVCLSGFREILLDYIPAIFPVCSNLTSLNLSYANITAEQLKPVISQCHKLQSFWVLDSICDEGLKAVAATCKELHELRVFPVNAQEDAEGPVSEVGLEAISEGCRKLRSILYFCQRMTNAAVIAMSKNCSELVVFRLCIMGRRRPDHVTGEPMDEGFGAIVMNCKKLTRLAVSGLLTDRAFSYIGKYGKLVRTLSVAFAGDSDLGLKYVLEGCHKLQKLEIRDSPFGDTALCSGLHHYYNMRFLWMSSCSLTRQGCWAIARELPRLVVEVMKSNEGEEEGDNFDTLYMYRSLEGPRDDIPQFVEILRPGI; encoded by the exons ATGGTTGAGGACCCATCAATCCCTTCATCCTCCTCATCCCAAATGTCCGAGGATGACGACCGATCTCCGTCCTTGGATCTCATCGACGGTCCAATCCCCTCAACCAAGTCCCGCAACTGCTCCGGAGTTTCTGTGTCCGGCGGCGGCACCTCCGTCGAGTACACCGTCCCCTATCCGGACCAAGTCCTTGAGAATGTTCTCGAAAACGTCCTCTGCTTCCTCACCTCCCGCCGCGACCGCAGCGCCGCCTCATTGGTCTGCAAGTCCTGGTACCGCGCGGAAGCCCTCACCCGATCCGAGCTCTTCATCGGCAACTGCTACGCCGTCGCTCCCCGCCGGGCCACGGCCCGGTTCACCCGGGTCCTGGCCGTGACCATCAAGGGCAAGCCCCGGTTCGCCGATTTCAACCTCATGCCGGCCAATTGGGGGGCCCACTTGGCGCCGTGGGTGTCCTCCATGGCCAAGGCGTACCCCTGGCTCGAGAAGCTCTGCCTGAAGCGGATGTCCGTGACGGATGACGATCTTGCCCTCTTGGCTGAGTCGTTTGCTGGGTTCAAGGAGCTCGTCCTGGTTTGCTGCGATGGGTTCGGGACCAGTGGGCTCGCCGTCGTCGTTAGCAAGTGCAG ACAGCTTAGAGTGCTTGATCTGACTGAAACCGAAGTTATGGACGATGAAGTGGATTGGATATGTTGTTTTCCAGAGAGTCAAACGTTTCTTGAATCTCTGATGTTCGATTGTGTGGAATGCCACATAAATTTCGAGGCATTGGAGAAGCTAGTGGCTAGGTCACCTTCCCTGAAGAAACTGAGGTTGAACCGCCATGTTTCAATTGGGCAGCTATACCGCCTGATGGTCCGAGCTCCTCAACTGACGCACTTAGGAACGGGCTCGTTCAATTTATCTGAGGGCATGGCTCAGGGTGATCAAGAACTGGATTATGTCTCTGCGTTTGCTGCGTGCAAATCCTTAGTTTGTCTCTCTGGGTTCCGGGAGATCTTGCTGGATTACATTCCTGCAATTTTCCCTGTCTGTAGTAATCTCACCTCTCTGAACTTGAGCTATGCAAACATCACTGCGGAACAACTTAAACCAGTCATATCCCAATGCCACAAACTCCAGTCTTTTTGG GTACTCGATTCAATATGTGATGAAGGACTTAAGGCAGTGGCTGCAACTTGCAAGGAACTGCATGAGCTTCGGGTGTTTCCTGTTAATGCTCAGGAGGATGCAGAGGGCCCTGTTTCTGAGGTGGGTCTCGAAGCAATTTCTGAGGGTTGTAGAAAACTGCGGTCTATTTTATACTTCTGTCAGCGAATGACAAATGCAGCTGTAATAGCAATGTCAAAGAATTGCTCAGAGCTTGTGGTGTTTCGTCTTTGTATAATGGGGCGCCGCCGGCCTGACCATGTTACTGGTGAACCTATGGATGAAGGTTTCGGAGCAATAGTTATGAACTGTAAGAAGCTCACCCGCCTTGCTGTGTCGGGCTTATTGACTGATCGAGCATTCAGCTACATTGGAAAATATGGAAAGTTGGTTCGAACCCTTTCAGTTGCCTTTGCCGGTGATAGTGACTTAGGGCTTAAATACGTGCTTGAGGGCTGCCATAAATTGCAAAAGCTTGAAATAAGGGACAGCCCATTTGGGGATACAGCATTGTGTTCTGGTTTGCACCACTATTACAATATGAGATTCCTTTGGATGTCTTCGTGTTCGCTAACACGCCAAGGTTGTTGGGCAATTGCTCGAGAACTGCCTCGCCTCGTGGTGGAAGTGATGAAGAGTAATGAAGGGGAGGAAGAGGGTGATAATTTTGATACGCTATACATGTACCGATCCCTTGAGGGTCCCAGGGATGATATTCCGCAATTTGTTGAAATCCTGAGACCTGGCATTTAG